GCCCCTGTTCTGGCTGCTCGCGGCGGGCGTGGGCGCGACCTGGACCGTCGAAGCGGCGCGGTTGCTGAAGCGGCGGGGCGCGATGGCCGTGGCCGTGCTCACCGCCGCGCTCTGTGCGCTGGCGCTCCTGCTGCGTGAGCTCGCGGTGGACATCGGGTGGGTGGACGGGTTCCACGTGCTGCCGCTGGTGGGGCTGCCATTCCTCCTGCTGTCGTCCACGGCGCTGGCCATCCTGACGGCGCGCTCGTTGCGCGGCGCGGACCTGGGAACGGGCATCCACCGCTACCGGCGGCTCTCACGGCTGGGACGTGGCGGCATGGGCGAGGTGTGGCTCGCGCTCCGGACCGGCCGCGCGGGCTTCCACCGGCTGGTCGTCCTCAAGCGGATGCTGGACGACGAGGCCGGGGAGGAGGCGGAGGCCGCGGAGATCCGGGTGCGGCGCTTCATCGGCGAGGCGCGCACCTCCGCGCGCCTGCACCACCCGAACATCGTCTCCGTCCACGACCTAGGGCAGGTGGACGGCGCGTGGTTCATCGTCATGGAGTACCTGAGCGGCGTGAACGTGCTGGAGCTCGTCCAACGCGCCACGACGGCCGGGGCGCTGCCGCTGGAGGTGATTGTCGAGCTCTGTCAGCAGGCGCTGCGCGGGCTGGCCTACGCCCACGAGCAGGGCGTCACGCACCGGGACATCAGCACGGACAACCTGGTCGTCTCCTTCGACGGCGTCGTGAAGGTGGTGGACTTCGGCATCGCCCAGAGGACCGGTGCGCTCCCGGAGCAGCGCACCGGAAGGGCACCTCCAGCCCCCGGCGACGGTCGCCTCACCCAGGTGGGCGGCATCATCGGGAAGCTGGCGTACATGCCGCCCGAACGGATGGAGGGCGCCGAGGCGACTCCCTCCGGGGACCTGTTCGCGCTCGGCTGCGTCCTCTTCGAGCTGCTCACGGGCAACCTGTCGCGGGTGATGCCTCCGGCCCCGGGGCAGGTGAAGGCCGTGGAGCGGGCGGACGCACTCGAAGCCTCACGGGTGCTCCGTGGAGTCCTGGAGGTGGCGCTCCATCCGGACCCGGCTCACCGCTTCGTGAACGCCAATGCCTTTCGCCAGGCGCTGGAGCCGGCGCGCCAGGAGCTGCCAGCGGTGGACCTGGCCGGCTGGCTGCGTTCACGGTTCCCGGAGCGCTGGGCCCGTGAGCAGCGATTGCTGGCACTCGGCGACCCCACTCCCGCGGAGGTGGAGGCCTTGCTTCGAAGGCCGCCGCCGTCCATGGCGGCGACCCTCGTCGCGAACACGCTCGAAGTCGATTCGACCACGGAAGTCCTCGCGCCCAGGCCGGCGGCCGGTGAAGCAACCCTGCCGCTTCGGCCCAGGCGCTGAGGCTCACTGAAGGGCTTCGAGCAGGGCCGCCTGGAGCGCCTTCCGGTTCTCCGGGAAGCGCTGGTTGGGATAGGGCCGAGCGCCGCTCAGGAGGGCTTCGAACTGCTTGTACATGGGGTCGGAGCGTGCGGGCTCCTGCTGATAGAAGGCGCGGTTGGCCTGGAGCAGGTAGCGGGGCCGGGTGCCCTGGGGGCCGTCCTCACTGAAGGCGATGAGGCTGCGCGTTCCGGGGTCCTGCATGAACGACGTGAAGGCCCGGGCATCCTCCGCGCACGTCCCGGTGCAGTTTGCGTTGAGCACCAGCGCGTCCACGAAGACCGCCGGCGCCGAGCCCGCGCCCAGCGGAACCGAGATGACCTCCGGGAGCGGCATGGAGGGCTGTGACTGGAGGATGTAGAACAGGCGCTCGGTGTAGCCCATGAAGCCGTTGGCCTGCTCCTGGGCGAAGGCCACTTCCGCCACCGTGTTGTCCGCGTAGCTGCCATCCAGGCACGGGTTGACGCCCGCTTCGAGCGAGCAGCTGTCGACGACGTCCGCGAACGCGTTCAGCGTCGGTGAGTCGAGCGGCAGCGAGATGGCGCTCGCGAGCGCATCCCCCGGATGCGTGTCCGCCCAGGCATCGATGTACGAGGAAGGCAGCGTCCAGCTCCCGTCGAGGTTCGTCGCCAGGGGGCGCTTGCCGGGCGCGGCCTCGCGAAGGATTCGCACGAGCGAGGCGCTGTCCGTCGCGGACCGGATGTTCGTGGTCCGCGAATAGACGACGTTGGTGCACAGGTAGGTGGGCACGCCGTACTTCTCGCCGCCAATGCTGACGGCCTCCTCCGCCGCGGAATGCACGACACCCACTTCCAGCGCGACCGGCTGGATCCACTTCTTCTCCGCGAGCGAGCCGAGGATCAGCGTGTCCACCTCCACCACCTGGGCGGCCCCGGTCCCCGTGCCGAGCAGCTGGTTCAGGGTCCCACCCTCAGCCAGGTCATAGACATCCAGGTTGGCGTCGAACACGACGTCCAGGTCGATGTCCGGATGGGCCGCTTCGAAGTCGGACTCCAGCCGCTGCTCCAGACGGGCGAAGCTGTCCCCCGCCGAGTCGGGGATGTATGGGAACAGGACCGCCTTCAGCGGACGCTTGGGAGTGGGGTCGGGATCAGACGACTCCGAGCAGGCGCTCAGGACCAGGACGGCGGGGCAGATCAATGCTTTCCAAGTCATTGCAGGTGACCTCTGTGAGGGAATGCCCGCTGACGCGCGAGCGCGCGTCAATCTACCCAAAGTGGGTATTTCAACGGCGGTCCCCGCGGTTCATAAATACTCTCATCCGTGGCCTCGGACGATCGACAACCGGGGTCTGCCTGCACCCATGCAAAGGCCATCAAGGCACCTCTGGCGCGCGCCGGAATCGCGATAGCCTTTGTGCCTCGTCTCCCCGGGGGTTTGATGCCGTCGACATTCACGTGGCTGGACCATTCCGAGCACGATCGGCGGCGCGTGCTCGAAGCCGTGGACCGCTTCAAGGAAACCGACACCCGGGACGAGCTGGGGCTCGGTGCCATCCGCGACACCTTCGCGGACCTGCTCTTCCCGGGGAC
This DNA window, taken from Corallococcus coralloides DSM 2259, encodes the following:
- a CDS encoding serine/threonine-protein kinase, translating into MTPFTMVHLALSGAFTMLALVHFATWVAVRSHRVQLWLACGFLGFAVISITAGLTREEATATLTDTRPWLLLGALTSIPLPYILLRVVWSLLDLPLTRWRRVMLGVAVALGAVRVLAVGVSLYAAPVEGLTAEQLARETASLGLPLFWLLAAGVGATWTVEAARLLKRRGAMAVAVLTAALCALALLLRELAVDIGWVDGFHVLPLVGLPFLLLSSTALAILTARSLRGADLGTGIHRYRRLSRLGRGGMGEVWLALRTGRAGFHRLVVLKRMLDDEAGEEAEAAEIRVRRFIGEARTSARLHHPNIVSVHDLGQVDGAWFIVMEYLSGVNVLELVQRATTAGALPLEVIVELCQQALRGLAYAHEQGVTHRDISTDNLVVSFDGVVKVVDFGIAQRTGALPEQRTGRAPPAPGDGRLTQVGGIIGKLAYMPPERMEGAEATPSGDLFALGCVLFELLTGNLSRVMPPAPGQVKAVERADALEASRVLRGVLEVALHPDPAHRFVNANAFRQALEPARQELPAVDLAGWLRSRFPERWAREQRLLALGDPTPAEVEALLRRPPPSMAATLVANTLEVDSTTEVLAPRPAAGEATLPLRPRR